ctgggagaaagctagagggtgcagcagcagcttggtacagaggtttccactttgaaaataaagtcctgttgaagcttgttagtacttTGCCTAGTTGTTACAACACATCTGTGCTGAGTGTAATGAGATTTTTGCTCTCACTGTTCtgaaataccttgcaacaccttAATAAAGGCTTACAGAAAAACCTCGGAGggatttaaaaacaccataaaatTCACTTTTCCCAACTGACATAATTAAGGTGGTAACAGTATCAGGACACTTTGGTTTGCATAAAACAATAATTTTAAGATTCAGGCTCTCATTAAGTAGAAATTAATGATAGTTTAAATTTAGAAAATCCAACATGGCGGATCAAAATGGTGAAGATCTAAATTTAGGATCTTAGAATGATCTAGAATGCAAGATGGCATCAGGGAGGAGCTTTCCTCTCTAAAAATAGTCATGACATCAGGGGAGGAGCTAGAAGCTAATTGGCTAAGAAGAGCTGACTGTGAGAAAGCAACCAGTATATAAAGCCGACAGCCAGCAGGCTTAAGTGTCGGGTTTTGCGGTTTGTGAAGATCAGGGCTTAGCTACACTTGCGaattagagcgcattaaagcagccctcggtgccctagctcactacccgtccatactggcaaggcacgtagagtgctctgactccacggctagagcactcctggtactccacctcggtgagaagattaacgcttgctGCGTCTTGGCTGAAACGCCCAGGCATCAGTGtaaacgaggtgttgcattactgcgctttgatcagcctccggaaacatcccataatccccttaagtcaagtggccactcttctcattgtttttgaatcactgcaggagtgtggatatgccctttgaaagctccatttctgacagctggctgcttatctgctccgagacaaaccAACCATTattgtggaatgctgtgtgaaagagagaggcaggggggCCTGATGccgtctgaacttacaagacagcatgcggacatgctctcagccccccaaaaacccactctctctccccccacatacacacgccacactccctgtcacactccaccccaccccgccatttgaaaagcacgttgcagtcacttgcatattggaatagctgcccataatgcactgctcccaatgccactgcaagtgccgcaaatgtggccacgccagtgcacctGAAGCTGTCAGtggtggacagactgcagcgctttccctactgcgctctctgaaggctggtttaactcaaagcgctctacatctgcaactGTAGCTATGCCCTCAGAAGCAACATGGGAGCAACATGTTAAGAAGAttctggaaaagcagcagcagaattctGATTGCCTtgatgtaaggggactgttgcccccttactaacattcagtgggggtgttttagttgctaactcccagtactaaaaagggggaagggtggatggggaatcaggaccctgagactgacagcccccaggaacaatggggagaggccaatgctccaggtcagcctgaatgacagggcgggccaGCTAATCAGGGAGttaggaggccagggaggtcccgtcctccgtgtgagctggaattgcctgggtcagacagagtggggccgagctaaggagaaagcaggggcctgagctagccagggagcagagctgtgccagagccagaggggccagaaaagcagccgaggaagcaggtcagtgctgggagcagagtcacagaagcagcctgcagagcagacctgttctgggagcagagctgtagcaaccagaggcagaggggccaaagaagcagcccagggagctggatgcagagcagcagcagcgctgagaccgagtggtggagctggggctggagcagtccggagctgggtgtggtgagcagctggagagaccgagggggaccctgggcagcgggcccagcacagggaaacgcctcagccaagaggctctgcaggccaggcttggaccttaaccccaacagggcgggggcgaTACTGGGAAGAAGcatcctaccacttagagcctgagagcgtgtggccaccaccagagcaagtgtccaaccctcagcatccctacagcacagccagggcctgcgaAGAAGCCCTgagacttacaaggaacagaatgtgaactgccctgacattccagaaaCACTGTTTGTGAtggtccctgccacagagcgggctgatgtgtttcctttaaccttttccatttttccttattctttttaaaattaattgttgattaaataacttgcatttgctttaacttgtatgtaatggtcagtgggtcagagaagtgcccagtgcagagagagtaccctggagtggggacaccctagcccctgtcctaggtgaccacagcagggttgggggttgagccccccaagaatcctgggcccagtccttGTTGTGGTTACGAGGAGTCTGCCAGACAGGacagtggaaggggagtcctcaagggcagggaggccactgggtaaaggaagtggaagtgaggactcagatcctttcactagcccacttcaccggggtagtgcagaagccaggaaagttccccacaagagtgagactgttcccccgcttacataattgGCGTCACGAACAGGATCCTATCCACAGGGTCCACCCCATTGGTTTACTGGTTGAGTTCTGGTAGCACTATCCAGGCCTGGTCGAGAACCCTACCatggctggaattgaagaactACAGACCCAGTTTGCTGAACTTCAGTGCAGATTGTCAGACCAAGCTGAGGCATTACAACAAGCtagaacagaacagagagaagccttATCACTGGCTAAGGCAGTAATAGAAcaacaggcagcagaagctaAGAAACCCCTACTATTTATGTCCCACGGGAGTGGAAGTTCACGGAGTTTGGTGGCTTCCCGACTAGACCAGGAGACATTACAGTAGAGGAGTGGGTCAAGTCAGTGAAGGCAGCTCTGTGTGTGCTAAGAGTACCTGAAGAAGATCATGTGGACTTCATAGAGGAGCACCTCAAGGGCCAGGCCAAGGCCACAGTAAAGTTCATGGCAATGGgagacaagaaagatgtggaataGGTGTTTGAACTCCTCCTGGAAGTGTACGGAGATAAGGTACCTATTGGAACCCAACTAAAGGAGTTCTTTGAGCGAAAGCAGGAGCCCGGTGAAACTATCCGGGCATATGCATATGACCTCCAGGAGAGAATGAGCAAAGTGAGACCCTCAACAAGTTCCAGACCCAGATACGGTTCTAAAAGAGCAGTTAGTGCTGGGGCTTCAGAATGATTCCCTCCGCCGTGAAATGAAAAGGAGGTTTAAGGAAGAGCCCAGGAAGAAGTTTCATGAACTCATACAGGCTGCCATTATGTGGTCAGAAGAAGAAGTTCCTATGACAGAGAGCCAAGCCTAACCCCCGTACACGAAGTGGGGGCCTAGTGAATGCAGCTGCTGGCgaaaaggccctgccccaaacacagttaaCACTGGAAAGTTTAAGTGAGGCTGTCCAAAAACTGGCAGTCCAACAGGaggagatgataaaagtgatgactgagttaatgaaagaaaaaaatcccattagtatGTCAAAGTATCCAAGGGCACCAGGATCCCGAAGAGCCCCACTAAAGGATGAGCTGGGAAGGTACATTTGTTACACTTGTAAAAGGCCAGGACACACTAGCGGAAATTGTACACTGAGGAGGAGACCGGAGTCCCAGGCGCCTGAAATCCAAGAGACGCCAGGAGTGAGTAGCCCACCGTCAGGGGAAGGTCGAGTGGGGACAGAAGGGTTTCTATGGCTGTCCCTAAGAAAAGGGCCTCATGTCAGCAGTGAGGAAGAGGGCCCTGATGATATTAGTGTATTTGACGACTTCTGCGGCTGAGCTTTTGGGGACTGCTTGACAGTGGAAATAACCATAGCAGGGGTGAGAACTCCCTGTTTGATAGACactggctcagaagtcaccacTATTTCTGAATCATATTTCCGAAACTACTTAAAAGAGAGAGATCTGACCATGCCTAATACCCGATTTGTACAGCTAACGGCAGCTAATGGACTTGCTATTCCTGTTGTGGGGTGCCTTGAAGCCGATGTAGGGTACATGGGTCGAACGATCCCTGGGAAATGCATCTTTATCCTAGAGGACAGCTTCAGAAAAAACTTTAATGGAGAACAGAGTACCGGGAATTCTTGGGATGAATATTTTAGGAGAACTGAAAGAATTACTATTGGTAGGAGAAGGAACCCAGGAGATGAACCGTCATGGTCGGCCTAAAAAGGACGCTACGCTGAAGCGGGTACTGGCCCAGGTGGAGAGACATGGACGTTTCCTGGGTCCCACAGGACAAACTGGCTATGTTAAGGTGGCAGGGAGACAGAAAGTGGTTATACCTCCCTGGAGTGAGAAGATTATTGATGGGCACTGCCGGGTGGCAAGTGACCTTGATGGATACAGAGTACTTGTCGAGCCAACACCTGGGGCCAGTCTCCCTAATGGGCTCCTGGTTGCAAATGTACTTGCTCATGCCAGTAAAGGAAAAGTGCCAGTCAGGCTGTTAAACGCAAGTGAGAAGGTCATAACGTTGTGCCTCTGAACCAGGGTGGCAGAGGTACACTGACCTGAAGGAGTGGTGCAGGCAGTGAGGGTGGCCCTGGAAGAAAATGGGGATGAGCTTCTGGTGACAAAAGTGAAAAAAGGAACACAGGCTATCACATCGCAAGTGGCACCCAATGGAGAACTACCCATTCCAGTCCAAGTGGACCTCCAACAGTTAACCCCTACACAAGCCAGCCATTTGTGGGCGCTACTGGAGAAACATCAAGAGGTCTTTTCCAGGGATGAGCGAGACTTTGGTTACACCACCACAGTGACCCACCAAATAGCCACTGGAGATGCTGTTCCGATAAAACAGAGACACAGACGGATTTCACCACGAGTGTTCCAGGAGGTAAAAAAAACACATCCTGGACCTAGTGACTCAAGGTGTCCTTAAAGAAAGCCACAGCCCCTGGGCATCACCCGCGGTGACTGTAATAAAAAAAGATGGCGGGGTGCGATTTTGCTGTGACTACAGGAAACTGAATGAGGTAACGCACAAGGATGCTTACCCGCTACCCCGGGTGGAAGAGTCACTGGATGCATTAGGAAGTGCAAGAGTGTTTTCAACCCTCGATTTAACTTCTGGTTATTTCCAGGTTGCAGTGGAAGAACAAGACCAGGAAAAGACAGCAGTGATGACTCCATTTGGGCTGTTTGAATGGACACATATGCCATTTGGCTTGTGTAATGCACCTGCTACATTCCAGAGACTAATGGAGCGGGTGTTGGTAGACTATATCCGAGACACTTTGCTGATATACCTAGACGATGTTATTGTGTTTTCCAAGGATTTCGAGAGTCATATGGAAAAACTGGACTTGGTTTTCACACGATTGAAGGAACACGGATTGAAACTGAAGCCAAGCAAGTGCTGCCTCCTACGTGAAAAAGTCAAATTCTTAGGCCATGTGATTTCAAAGGATGGAATCCAGGTAGATGAGGAGAAGACCAGGGCGCTGGAAAATTGGCCAGTCCCCAGGAATGCCAAGCAAGTGTGGCAGGCTCTCGGTTTCATGAGCTATTATAGACGATTTGTTCCAAAGTTTGTGCACATTGCTGCATCCCTTTATGGACTAGTGGGACAACCGGCCCAAAAGAAGGGAAAGGACCAATGCTTTGTGTGGGATGATGCCTGTCAGACAGCTTTTGACGAATTAAGACATCGGCTGATGTCACCACCTTTCCTTGTAGATCCCGACTTTAGTCTGCCATTTATAGTGACAACTAATGGAAGCCTGCACAGCCTAGGTGCAGTGCTCAGCCAGAAGCAAGAGGGGGCCGAGCGTGTGATCGCATATGCGAGCCGAGGAGGTCAGAAAGAAATAAGAACTACAGTGTTTTTAAACTAGAACTGCTGGCCTTGAAGTGGGCTATCACTGAAAAATTTAAGGATTATTTAGTATACTCTAAATTCACGGTAATCTCAGACCACAATCCACTCCGATAcctggcaacagctaatttaggcgcAATTGAACACCGGTGGGTGGCCCAACTCACTGAGTTCACTTTTGAAGTACAGTATAAACCTGGAAGATAGAACATCAATGCTGACACCCTGTTTAGATTGCCTCTGGAGAAGGAATCAGAAGAGGGCGAGAATCTGGAGAAAGACTTCCTAGTTATTCCTGCAGATGTTGTGTGGACGTGTTTGTGGCTAGAGAATCCAACGCCCGAGGACAAAGCAATGGTAAAGGATGCAGTACAAAACCTCGTAAAAGGGGAGAGTGCAATGATCTCGGGATACTCATGGGAGGAGATTCAGACTCTGCAACGAGAAGGTGACGTTGGACCTGTCTTAGTGGCAGTCACGAGCCGAAGGAGGCCAGACTGGAGATTTGGGGCCAGATACCCCCAGTCTAAGAAGCTAGCCAGACAGTGGGAATGACTTAGATTACACCGTGGAGTGCTGTTCCGGGTAACATATCCCCGAGATGGCGAAGAAGTGTGGCAGTTAGTGGTGCCTGTGTCACTACGCCGTCAAGTTTATGAAGCCAGGCATGATCATGAGGGGCAttttggagacaggagcactctTGAGGTGATGAGGAGAAACTATTACTGGCCCACGATGGGTAGTGACGTGCAAGCATGGGTCCGTCAGTGCAAACGGTGTACCCTAGCCAAGGATGTGTTTTCTCCCAACCGTGCCCCTTTGACCTGTACTAACGTAACTGCCCCAATGGAGGTCCTAGCGATGGACTACACACGGTTAGAAAGATCTTCGGAGGGGTATGAGAATGTACTGGTTCTCACAGACATGTTCACCCGATTCACTGTCGCAGTTCCAACTAGAAACCAGACGGTGCGGACAATGGCTGAAGCCCTCATAAAACACTGGTTTGTGTACTATGGTTGTCCAGCACAGTTACACTCGGATCAGGGGAGGAATTTCGAATCGGAGGTGATATCTGAATTGTGTCAGCTGTATGGCATAGCCAAAAGCCAAACAACACCCTATCACCCACAGGGAAACACTCAGTGCGAGAGGTTTAACCGGACAATGCATGACATGCTAAGAACACGCCCACCTGAAAAGAAGTGAGCCTGGCAGGAACATCTCCCTGAGCTGGTGTTGGCCTGTAACAGCCATGTCCATTCGTCGACAGGTTACGCTCCTTTTTATCTCATGTTTGGGAGGGATCCCAGGTTGCCGTTGGATATTCTGGACAGAGAGGGCCCTGAGGAGGATGAGGTGACCAATTTGGATGACTGGGTCAAAGGTCACCATGACAGGCTGAAAATAGCCTGTGAAGTTGCTCTCAATACAACTAAAGACACAGCCCAAAGTAGGAAAAGGACTTATGAtcgcaagtccagtggggctctcATCAGGCCTGATGACCGTGTGCTAGTTCGTAACCATAGACACCAGGGGCGTAATAAAATACAGGACAAGTGGGAGTCAAATCCCCACATTGTAGTCGCTCACAACAATCCCGAGCTACCAGTTTACACCATCCGGCCTGAACGAGGAGGTCCTGAGAGAGTAGTACATAGGGAGCAGCTAAAACAATGCACTCTTAGTCCAGTCAGGGACCATAGGAGGCATAGAGCAGCATACCCTGAGGAGACAGAAACCAATTGGGGGATGGTTTTAGTCCCACAAACCGAATACAGAGAGGAACAGAGTGCGATAAACCCAAACCCTAACGGGAATGGCCAGATCCCTCAAACTCACCCAGTTTTACCTGCGAACAGGGAAGTAGAAAATAAGAGTAACAAACCACCAGTTTTAAGAAGGTCCCAAAGGGCTAATAAGTCCTGTTAGACGTAGAGATAATTATGTTATTGGTTCTTTGTAGTGTTTTAATTAATATTGTTATGTATAGTATAAAGAAGTAgatgtaaaatgttaaatatgttaaatgttcttttaataattGTTAATGGGTTTTTGATATGATGTGGGTATATGTTGTTACTATGGGGCCCGGATGTACTGGTGTGAATATTGTGGCTGTGGCAGAATTTTAGCAAGGGGGAATGTAAGGGAACTGTTGCCAcgttactaacattcagtgggggtgttttagttgctagctcccagtactaaaaaggggaaagggtcgatggggaatcaggacaaTAGCACCCGCTATTGGATAAAAGGACAATTGACACCAAGcagtaattttttcttttctgctttcttttttccttctttcctctcttttctaCCCCTTTCTTTTATGACAATACTCGCActtatttttgtcttttcctttaCATATACCAGCATGCACATCGGACTGACGTGTGCGGGTCCGATGCGAGTAGGACCTGTCAATTAGATAGTAGATAATGTGTTAAGCTTGAGACCAAGGGATGCAGCAACTATTCAAAATCTATTACTGAAGCACATAAACAATCAGCAAGAGTAAAGACAACAAGTTTAGTACATTCCCATTAACAAAAGGTATAGGGATATGGTTTAAAGTTAAAACTATAGTATAGGTATAAAATGAATAGTAATTAAGGTAGCAATATTGCTGCTCTTCAAGAAATGAGAAAATCTAAAGCAAATGGGAGGAGCTATTTGATGAAGTTGAAACCACTGCCAAGGAACTTGCAATTGCTATTCCGGG
The window above is part of the Chelonia mydas isolate rCheMyd1 chromosome 2, rCheMyd1.pri.v2, whole genome shotgun sequence genome. Proteins encoded here:
- the LOC122464282 gene encoding LOW QUALITY PROTEIN: uncharacterized protein LOC122464282 (The sequence of the model RefSeq protein was modified relative to this genomic sequence to represent the inferred CDS: inserted 2 bases in 1 codon); translation: MYINGKAATGFAALYVAIDKVYQGTIIYNSAQAAEIVTIIVTLENAETSTNITICTDSDRAMRALLDWMVVWKDTGKEVNTFGGDLMYIVMYDQEKDSEQEKVYTLEDFNDEEYEEGNNEEEEYDESKGTRIQMMGMIPPEAPMKPFLEDIRTEPSPKGPVKVHILGFGRRGKGELPPTQIALTPKYWVVPEDVMIGLSTIYSYVDLTLHINVRKLTVVRLACQTFRWSFPVQTRPGDITVEEWVKSVKAALCVLRVPEEDHVDFIEEHLKGQAKATLTAANGLAIPVVGCLEADVGYMGRTIPGKCIFILEDSFRKNFNGEQRVVQAVRVALEENGDELLVTKVKKGTQAITSQVAPNGELPIPVQVDLQQLTPTQASHLWALLEKHQEVFSRDERDFGYTTTVTHQIATGDAVPIKQRHRRISPRVFQEVKKTXILDLVTQGVLKESHSPWASPAVTVIKKDGGVRFCCDYRKLNEVTHKDAYPLPRVEESLDALGSARVFSTLDLTSGYFQVAVEEQDQEKTAVMTPFGLFEWTHMPFGLCNAPATFQRLMERVLVDYIRDTLLIYLDDVIVFSKDFESHMEKLDLVFTRLKEHGLKLKPSKCCLLREKVKFLGHVISKDGIQVDEEKTRALENWPVPRNAKQVWQALGFMSYYRRFVPKFVHIAASLYGLVGQPAQKKGKDQCFVWDDACQTAFDELRHRLMSPPFLVDPDFSLPFIVTTNGSLHSLGAVLSQKQEGAERVIAYASRGGQKEIRTTVFLN